The region ATTGTGACATACAGCCGTATTTACCTGGGCGTGCACTACCCCTCCGATGTGCTGCTGGGCGCACTGCTGGGCGCTGCACTGGCTTACCTGGCCTCCTTGGCTTATGGCCTCCTACTTAGACGTTACTCCTATTTCAGGCCCTAAACCTTTCCCGAAAACGGCTGTTTAAGCATAACCTAAACGGCAAACGGATTGCGGCTACTCCTCTATCATACTTTATTACTTCTACTGAACCTGCTGTGCCTGGCAACTCCTGCGGCGGCACAGTCGGTTTATACTTTGTCGGGGCGCGTGCTGGATGCCGAGACCGGCGAGGCACTGGCAGGGGCCGCTGTGGCGCTGAAGGAGCGCCCTTCGGCCGGAGCTATGACGGATGCCTCCGGCAGTTATAGCTTTGCTGCATATGAGGGCATGTATACCCTTGTGGTAAAGTATATTGGCTTCGAAACCCAGGAGCAGCCGGTACAGCTCAATCAGCCTGTAAGGATAACCGTACGACTCTCGCCCACTACCTACCAGGTGCAGGAAGTGCAGGTGGTGGGCGCGCGCAGCACTCCCCTCCACGAGACACCCCAGATGGGCCAGCTGGAGCTGCCGCTGGAGACGCTCAAAAGCCTGCCGGTACTCTTCGGAGAGGTGGATATCCTGAAAACGGTGTCGCTGATGCCAGGCGTGAAATCGGCTGGTGAGGGCAGCACGGGCTTTTACGTGCGCGGCGGTGGGGCCGATCAGAACCTGGTGCTCCTCGATAAGGCCACGGTGTACAATCCCGGCCACCTGTTCAACTTCTTCTCCGTCTTCAACAGCGACGCCATCGACCAGACCACCCTCATCAAAGGCAACATGCCGGCGCGCTACGGCGGCCGCCTGTCCTCTGTGCTCGACATCGGCATGAAAGAAGGCGATTTGACTGATTTTCGGGTGGACGGAGGCATTGGGCTGATCGCCTCGCGGCTGTCGGTGCAGGGCCCGCTGTTGGAGGACAAGGCCGCGTTTATACTTTCGAGTAGGCGCACCTACGCTGATGTGCTCATGAACCCCTTTCTCAAAAATACGGAGCAGGGCGGTGTCCCCTACTATTTCTACGACCTTAATGGAAAGCTAAGCTTTATACTTTCTGAGAAGGATAAGCTCTACTTGAGCGGCTACTACGGCCGGGATGTGGGGGAGCTAACGCTCTCGGAAGGCCGTTTCAAAGGGGATTTCTTCTGGGGAAACAGCAGCGCCACCGCCCGCTGGAACCATATTTTTAATGATAAACTAGTGTTGGATGTGTATGGGGTGATGAGCAAGTATGACTTCGAGTTCAACTGGGATTTTGGCGGCTTCACCACCGTGGCCCAAACCGGCGTGGAGGACTACAGCGCCAGCCTCGACTTTACCTATAAACCCGACGCGCGCCACCGCCTGCAGTACGGACTGCAGTATACGTACCACCAGCTCCTGCCCCGCGCCGGGGAGGCCGAGAGCGCCAGCGGCGAAATATTCGGCACCGCTCAGCTCCTCACCAAGTATGGCCACGAGTATGGTTTATACTTATCGGATGATATATACCTGACTGATAAATTGCTGCTTAGCCTCGGTATCCGAAACAGCTATTTTACCCAAACGGGGCCGTTTACTTTTTATCAATTTGATGAAAAACTGATGGCTACTGACTCAACGATGTATGGCTCCGGGGAGAAAGTGAAAACCTTCAGCGCCTGGGAGCCGCGGGTGTCGGCAAAGTATGAAATCAACACACGATCCTCCATAAAAGCGGCCTACTCTAGGTCTGCGCAGTACCTGCACCTGGTCTCGAATGCCTACACCACCTTGCCGCTGGATGTCTGGGCGCCGAGTTCGGCCATGGTGGAGCCGCAGCGGGCCACGCAGTATGCCCTGGGCTATTTCAGAAGTATAAGGGAAAACCAGTACGAGGGGTCCGTGGAAGTATACTATAAGGACCTGGAGAACCAGCTGGAGTACCGCGAGGGCTTTGCGCCCGCCCCCAGTAACCGCGACCTGGAGTATGAGTTTGTGAGTGGCAGTGGCAGATCGTACGGTGTGGAGCTGTTCCTGCGCAAGAACTACGGGCCGTTACAGGGGTGGTTTGGCTATACCCATTCCCGCACCACACGCACCTTCCCCGACCTGAATAACGGGCAGCGGTTCCCGGCCCGATATGACCGCCGCCACGACCTCTCTGTGGTGGGCAGCTACAAGTATAACGATCGATGGACCTTTGGCGGCAGCTTTGTGTACGGCACCGGCGAGGCCACCACGCTGCCTGTGCGGCGCTATTACCTGGAGGGCACGGTGAATTACCAGTACGGCGACCGCAACAGCTTTCGGATGCAGCCCACCCACCGCCTCGACCTTTCGGCCACACTGGAAGGCAGGAAATGGAAGAACATCGAAAACAGCTGGACCTTCTCCGTCTACAATGTATATGGGCGCCGGAACCCCTACTTATACTACATCGATAACGAGGGCAGCGCCTACGATTCGGGCGTTAAACTGCAGGCCAAGAAAGTCTCCATCGTACCGTTTCCCTTGCCTTCAGTTATCTTAAACTTTACCTGGAAGTAAGCTATGCGCAGACCCTACTTTATACTTGCCATACTTTGCAGCCTGCTGTTTTCTGGTTGTGAGGAGGATATCACCGTAGAGGTTCCGAAGGGTGAAGAGCAACTGGTGGTGGAGGGCCATATAGAACAGAATGCGCCACCGGTGGTCGTGCTTACCCGAACGGTCCCGGTTTTTACCGAAGTATCGGCGGAGGCGCTGGCGCAGAGCTTCGTGCACGATGCGCAGGTGAGCATAACCGTGGACGGGAAAAGCTACCCTTTAAAAGAAACACCCTCAGTTGCTTTATCAGAAGAGGTTAAGGAATTGATAGCCGTGCAACTAGGGCTTAGGCCAGCGCTGCTGAGCGCCAACGCGGGCTTTCTGTTTTATCTCTATACTTCGGAGGAGCTGAAAGGCGAACCGGGTAAAAGCTACCGGCTGCACATCAGCCACGAAGGGCGCGAGCTAAGCGCTGTCACTACAATTCCGCACCTCAATCCCCTCGACTCCATTTTTACGGTCCCGCATCCTAACCCGGAGGAAGACAGCCTGCGTCAGCTCTATTACCGCTACTCCGACCCCGACACACTGGGCAATACGGTACGCTACTTTACCAAGCGCAACAGCGAGCCGTTTTACCCCGGCCGCTTCGCCTCTGTTTTTTCGGACGAGTTCATTAACGGTGCCACCATCGATTACCCGCTGGACCGGGGGGAGCCTAAGGGTCAGGCAGAAGTAGACCTGGACCTCTACAGCTATTTCGGGAAGGGCGATACAGTAACGGTACGCTGGGCGGCTATCGATCAGGCGCATTACCGCTTCTGGTTCACGCTGGAAAACGAGCAGAACAACAACGGCAGCCCCATTTCCTCCCCCAACATCACGCAGTCTAACATACAGGGCGGCCTAGGCGTCTGGGGTGGCTATGGCGTAAGTTACCACACGCTGATCATCGAGTAATTAGGCAAGGGGCTCAAAGCTGTAGCCGCAGTTGTAGCAAAAGTTGGCCTCAGCCAAGTGCCCTTCGGTGTGGCAGTTAGGGCAGACACGGCTGTGCGACACTCCCAAACGCTCCGACCGCGACATCTCCACTGTCACGATGCCTGTGGGCACGGCGATGATCCCGTAGCCCATGATCATCACTATGCTGGCTATGAACTGGCCCAGGGCAGTCTGTGGGGCAATATCGCCATAGCCTACGGTAGTTAGTGTTACGATGGTCCAGTAAATGCTTTTCGGGATACTGGTATAGCCGCTTTCCTGGCCTTCGAT is a window of Pontibacter kalidii DNA encoding:
- a CDS encoding DUF4249 domain-containing protein — translated: MRRPYFILAILCSLLFSGCEEDITVEVPKGEEQLVVEGHIEQNAPPVVVLTRTVPVFTEVSAEALAQSFVHDAQVSITVDGKSYPLKETPSVALSEEVKELIAVQLGLRPALLSANAGFLFYLYTSEELKGEPGKSYRLHISHEGRELSAVTTIPHLNPLDSIFTVPHPNPEEDSLRQLYYRYSDPDTLGNTVRYFTKRNSEPFYPGRFASVFSDEFINGATIDYPLDRGEPKGQAEVDLDLYSYFGKGDTVTVRWAAIDQAHYRFWFTLENEQNNNGSPISSPNITQSNIQGGLGVWGGYGVSYHTLIIE
- a CDS encoding TonB-dependent receptor — translated: MRLLLYHTLLLLLNLLCLATPAAAQSVYTLSGRVLDAETGEALAGAAVALKERPSAGAMTDASGSYSFAAYEGMYTLVVKYIGFETQEQPVQLNQPVRITVRLSPTTYQVQEVQVVGARSTPLHETPQMGQLELPLETLKSLPVLFGEVDILKTVSLMPGVKSAGEGSTGFYVRGGGADQNLVLLDKATVYNPGHLFNFFSVFNSDAIDQTTLIKGNMPARYGGRLSSVLDIGMKEGDLTDFRVDGGIGLIASRLSVQGPLLEDKAAFILSSRRTYADVLMNPFLKNTEQGGVPYYFYDLNGKLSFILSEKDKLYLSGYYGRDVGELTLSEGRFKGDFFWGNSSATARWNHIFNDKLVLDVYGVMSKYDFEFNWDFGGFTTVAQTGVEDYSASLDFTYKPDARHRLQYGLQYTYHQLLPRAGEAESASGEIFGTAQLLTKYGHEYGLYLSDDIYLTDKLLLSLGIRNSYFTQTGPFTFYQFDEKLMATDSTMYGSGEKVKTFSAWEPRVSAKYEINTRSSIKAAYSRSAQYLHLVSNAYTTLPLDVWAPSSAMVEPQRATQYALGYFRSIRENQYEGSVEVYYKDLENQLEYREGFAPAPSNRDLEYEFVSGSGRSYGVELFLRKNYGPLQGWFGYTHSRTTRTFPDLNNGQRFPARYDRRHDLSVVGSYKYNDRWTFGGSFVYGTGEATTLPVRRYYLEGTVNYQYGDRNSFRMQPTHRLDLSATLEGRKWKNIENSWTFSVYNVYGRRNPYLYYIDNEGSAYDSGVKLQAKKVSIVPFPLPSVILNFTWK